A genome region from Hevea brasiliensis isolate MT/VB/25A 57/8 chromosome 7, ASM3005281v1, whole genome shotgun sequence includes the following:
- the LOC131181356 gene encoding glycine-rich cell wall structural protein 1.8-like: protein MTSKGRLVKLPTIPNRPGGLAGGVGRAGRQGRVELVVVAVAPSGLVGDARGRSGSAAGARSRPPSAEEKGGGAPRARARVEWGAQAGATKRHNRGTHTNMVGQGWGCHQGYRARTVGPVRGVCECRDGGGGGAVRGMGWGPPATPTARASGKREAQPRRGGGGGQRGQGKGPKGAKPSRGQQGTRPPAGDKGGRRYSGGDCGGWVLEPTAGGVVVAARGVGTSGW from the coding sequence ATGACCTCCAAAGGACGCCTCGTAAAGCTCCCAACAATACCGAACCGACCGGGCGGGCTGGCGGGGGGGGTTGGTCGGGCTGGCCGCCAAGGCCGGGTGGAGCTCGTGGTGGTGGCGGTTGCCCCCAGTGGGTTGGTGGGGGACGCGCGGGGACGATCCGGATCGGCCGCCGGCGCCCGCAGCCGGCCGCCATCAGCGGAAGAGAAGGGGGGGGGGGCCCCACGGGCCAGGGCGCGGGTGGAATGGGGCGCGCAAGCGGGAGCGACAAAAAGGCACAACAGGGGCACCCACACCAACATGGTGGGCCAAGGCTGGGGGTGCCACCAGGGGTACAGAGCACGGACGGTCGGTCCGGTGCGTGGTGTGTGCGAGTGCCGCGACGGGGGGGGTGGGGGGGCGGTGCGTGGAATGGGGTGGGGCCCGCCGGCGACGCCAACGGCCCGCGCGTCAGGGAAGCGGGAAGCCCAACCCAGGAGGGGCGGGGGGGGGGGGCAAAGGGGCCAGGGAAAAGGTCCAAAGGGGGCCAAACCAAGCAGGGGACAACAAGGGACAAGGCCACCTGCCGGCGACAAAGGGGGGAGACGGTACAGTGGGGGTGATTGTGGGGGGTGGGTACTGGAGCCCACCGCAGGTGGGGTGGTAGTGGCGGCGAGGGGTGTGGGTACGAGTGGGTGGTAG